The Solanum pennellii chromosome 7, SPENNV200 DNA segment CTTTTGTATAGCAGCTGGATATATTTGACAGAGGACTACTCTATAAAAACATCCATACATATTTTTGTGACCACCTTTGTGTTATTGatgaataaagattttttttgtttcaatctAAATTTTAGGTGTGAGGAATAGACCCCTTTTTGTATAACAATTGGATAGATTTTAAAACGTAGCACTATATGCAATCACATGGTACATATATTCATCACCACCTTGTTGTGTTTCTGGTGAAaccttttgatttaaaatattgaaagagaATTTTATCACTTCTTTTCATGTATATAAAACTGTAAGATGTTTTTCCTTAGTCTGCTCAACATTTTTGTCTGCTCTTCTACTTGCAGATACTGTGAGGAGAGACCTTTGCTCCTTGGAAATGTTGGAATGGGTGCAAGATTGTGTACTTACTACCAAAAATTATCTCCAAATGATCAGCAAGGCACCTTGATGCGCAATGGAAATACTGGATTGGGGAGTGTACTCACACTTGATCCTTCTGATAAATCCCCCTTCCTTGGGGATATAAAACCTGGTTGCAGCCAGTCATCTCTTGAAACAAATATGTATAGGGCACCGATTTTTCAGCAGAAGGTCTCATCAACTGAttatttgttggttcgctcaacAAAGGGTAAGCTGTCCATAAGGCGGATAGACAGGATTGATGTTGTAGGGCAACAGGTTGTCTACTATCCTTAACTTGTCTCATTGGAGTAATTTCTTGATCACGCTATGCAAATTTTATGTTATCATTTTCTGATGAACTTTTTGCTAAAATATTGATTGTTTTAGTAGAATTTATTGAACCATGGCATCAAGAAAATTTCTGGGTTCATGTTATTATGCTTTTGCCAGTAATGAACCTAAAGCAATGAGCTGTTGCATAATAAGGTTGAGTTTTGAAATTCAGAAGGCATATGAATTGGTCCTCCTGTGATGGGGTTGCCTTtgattttctcatatttttgcATTGTCCACATGCATTCTTCTTGAAGCATTCAACTTGTTTTGCTAGATCTGGTTAGAACTTCTCTTGATGTTACATTGCCTTGCCTGATCTTTTCATTTGTGCGATGGAAAACTACCTTTGATGACCAGTTGCATATTCAAAATACACACCTTTACTAtatcttttgatgatgatgtGAGGTGCGGGGCCTGAGTGTCAGGTCATGCCAATGAGTTGATACTATTCCAGGCCCTGGATGGTGGAGTATCTGATTGTAGTTTGACAGATCTGAAATAAATAAGCTAAAATTGGATGATCCGGAATTCGTGAAGGAAATGGATTCGAAGCTACATAATTTATTCAATTCATAtgcttttttttcattttttattcctGGAGGAAGTAGAGTTTGCTTTGCATTAGTTGTGGTTAACTACATTATCTTTGGATTTTTCTACTTATTGGTCATGGAGGTATATTGGTGCGCATTCTCGCTATAAACCCAATTAACTTTCAACTATCGTTGCAAAATTTGCAATAGTGGACAATTCACTTTGTCCTCTAGATTTTGCTATCCTATTAAATATTGGATTTTTCTTTGTGCAGTATGCTAACACATGCTTCTGTAATGTGCAACATGCTATAGCTATGTCGATGCTTATACCTGAAGAGGATAACCAAGTTTCTTTAATGTGCAAGCATGCTATAGCTATTAGAATCTTATGCTTGAAGAGGATGATCTATCATGAATAATTTATGACTAATATCTGTTTGTTGTTGCTTctgtatgaatatgtgatggaTCTATTTCCTTGTTTAATCTGCCTTTCCCTGTATCTTTGAAGGAGCCTCACATGGAGGTAATCTCTCCTGGATCAAAAGGTGTTCAGACCTACATAATGAACAGACTATTGGTGTATATGTATCGTGAATTTCGTGCTATTGAAAAGCGCGGTTCCCGTCCTTCCATCCGTGCGGATGAGCTGTCTGCACAGTTCCCTAGCTTGTCAGAGGCCTTTCTTAGGAAAAGACTCAAACATTGTGCTGATTTGCAGGTACTTTTGTGAACATCATTCGATTCCTGGGTAAATTCTTAGTACAGGCATTAGAGGGAAATAATTTATTCGAACTCGTCTTTGTCGCATTCTGTGTGCTCCTTCCCCTTATGTGTCTGTCGTAAGTTACTTGGGTGCTGACATGATGCAGAGAAGATCAAATGGACAGTTCCAATGGGTTATGAGGTTCAATTTTCGGATACCATCCGAGGAGGAATTGAGGAGACTAGTTTCGCCGGAAAGTGTGAGTTCTTTCAAAAGATCCTTGTTTTAAATTTCTCTTTCATCTCCTCCATCCCCCCTGAAAAGATCTCCCTCCCTccaatttaaaaatattctttaattgaTGCATTAAGAGATATTGTGCGCTTGTCAAAATAACTTGGGATACAAATAACACTTTCTTAAAGCTTCATCTTTCGATTATGATGGAGTTTTCCACTTTAGCACATTTGGTATTGGGAGGAGGCTTAATCTTCAGATGTGCATTTAAATTTAGACGTCTTCATCTATAATATATAGTATATCTTTTGATGAAGTAATGTTTCAAAGGATGCAAAGTCACTGGAGGCTAGTTACCAAAGAACAAAAGAGTAGGAGAACACTGTTTGCCCCATATACAATGTCTCAATAAAGAACTAAAGTGCtaataaaatccaaaagctATGCTGAATTAGTTACTGGGAACAACGTTGTCCAACAAAAGAGATCTAAACGTTTAGCTGAAGAGAATGGCTTGGAGTTGAAATGCCATCAAAAAATTTTCTGTTATTCTCTGTCCAAAGGCTCCAAAAATTAGCAGCAGACATCATCAACCAGGTCTTCTTGATGGTCTTATCAATTTTCCGAGGACTCCAACTCACATATGCCTCTCTCGGATTCTGAGGCAGTACCCATATTAATCCAAAATGCTGAAAAACAAGCTCCAAAGGCCAAAAGCTTCTGGACAATGCAGGAAAAGTTGGTTGACTGTTTCCTTCTGACAATTGCAAAGATGGCATCTGTTTACCAGTAGTGATATCCTTCCCTTTTTAGGTGATCTATAGTACAGCTGGCGTTAATGGGGGCTAACCAACTGAAGCACATGATCTTAGTAGGTAGTGTCCTCCAAATCGATTTCCTGGGCCACGAGTCAATAACCTGATCTTGGTTTCCAAGCTGTCTATAGCATTCTTTAACAGAATTATATTAAAAGCATGAAGGAACTTAGAAATGTTGATTGAACTTTTTGCCCTTCATTAAAAGACTCTACTATAGATAAAATTGTCATTACTATTTTCCTCAAATAATATTCGTTTAATTAAAATCCTAATGTTTAGgacttcaaaattaattaaatttataggTATTAAATGTTAACATATTTGTAATCAGTAAGAACTCCTAATATTTGGTACttaaaaattgactaaaattctGGTTCTTAAATCTTTCCTTATGTGaactatattaaaaattattatttttaaatgttacTTTAACAATAGTCACTAAGCTACACGGCAAAACAACGTACACTAAACTAGatttaatataatacataagACCTAAATCATGCTGCTCCCTGCTCAATTCATAGTCACAAGGGGCCAGAAGGACTTCTAGTCTATAAGAATGCTATATCTTtagtttatttcatatataactaGCACTAGGTAATATCTAATATCACATATACATGTCTTTCTTCCATAACATAAACCAAGCATTCATTAAAGACCTAGAAGATAATTCATCAAGAATGGTGTaagttgtttttctttttgagtaGTTCAAATTGCTGGACTCTGTTGcaataagaaatttaaaattcatccCCTTTCATTTTCAAATCCATCAAAGTGGGTTGAGATTGTGACTTCAGAAAGTTTTTGACCTTGGTGCATACTGGGATTAATGTTATTTTCCGAGAATGTAGTAATGTTTTTCGCTATACTGATATTGCCCCAATATGGTCTCTTCTTCTCTACCGTTTCACGTTGACTGTTATTTGGGTTTCAACCATTTATCAGAAATTCTTTGTTTCGTGCTTGTCATTTGATTCAGGTATGTGCATATGAAAGCATGCAAGCTGGCCTGTATAGGCTTAAGCGCCTAGGTATTACGCGACTTACTCATCCTACAGGTCTATCAGCTGCAATGAACCAGCTCCCAGATGAAGCAATTGCTTTAGCTGCTGCATCACATATTGAAAGGGAACTTCAAATCACACCTTGGAACTTGAGTAGCAACTTTGTTGCCTGTACAAACCAGGTAGATCATAGTTAAATAATTTATCTTTGTAATCTAGTTTCAACAAAATGTTCGTCTCTTTTTGTATTGTGTATTCCAGGAATGGGTGGTATTAGAAAGCACATTCCAATAAAATTCGGAATTCTGTAATATTTCTCAGAAACTAAGTTTGGTCATTCTTGTTCTTGTATGGCCACTTCTGTTACCTTCTTAACCTTTTATCTGGTCATCAGAGATGCATTGACATGGCAGCCTTGATGTCTTTAAGTAATTCAGAACTTTCTGTTGCCTTGATAGAGTACAAGGAACCTTCCTTTTATCATTAAAAAGTATAATAAGTATTCCTATTGTAACATCTACTGTTTCATCCAGTTAGTGCTGTGAGATAGGCATACATATTGTTTTCTGCAATTCATAACATTCTTGCTAGTCCTGAAACTTGATCTTTCTTGATACTTTTCTGTAGGACAGAGAAAATATTGAGCGTCTGGAAATTACTGGTGTCGGTGATCCATCTGGTCGGGGATTAGGGTTCAGTTATGTTCGCACCACTCCTAAGGCACCAATACCAAATGCTATCTCCAAGAAAAAAACAGTTGTTGCCAAGGGGTCTACAGTAACAGGCACTGATGCAGACCTACGAAGACTGAGCATGGAAGCTGCACGCGAGGTGAGTAGATCGGGATAGTATTAGGAttggattttaaaaatttccagcttcttgACTTACTTGGCATCAAAATGCGGTTGGTTAAAAGCTAAATTGGCTTTTATATCATACATATGTTTCCATTGCCATATATGTCAACTAAGTGTTATCAATCTGGACCGACTGTTTCTTCTTTTCTACTATTCTATGTTGTGGCAAGTTGCAAGGAAAAGAAATTCCCCTGATTTACATCTTGTAACCTGAATGAATATACCCCTTATGAAAGCTGATTCAGAACAAAATTGTTGTGTGGGAAatgtttttatttagtttacaCTTTACAGCCTAGTTGATGGGTGTGTGAGTAGTTGATTGTTTGTCCTATGCTCTGATGTGCTCATGTCCAGATTGAACCCCATTTctccttctcttttttttatcttgtgcCTAGTCGAATGTGGTTTATGGATGAGTAGCCCAATGGGTTTTATCCTATCAATTCACAAGTATGTGTTGCTCAATCAAAAGTGTATTTCCCTACATTTTAGGTTCTTCTCAAGTTTAATGTTCCAGAGGAGCAGATTGCTAAACTAACAAGGTGGCACCGAATTGCTATGATTCGCAAGCTTTCTAGCGAGCAAGCTGCATCCGGTGTGAAAGTTGATCCAACTACTATAAGCAAATATGCTCGTGGCCAGCGTATGTCCTTTTTGCAGCTGCAGCAGCAAACAAGAGAAAAATGTCAGGAAATCTGGGACCGACAAGTCCAAAATCTTAGTGCAGTTGATGGTGAAGAAAATGAGAGTGACTCTGAAGTGAACAGTGACCTGGACTCATTTGCTGGTGACTTGGAAAATCTTCTTGACGCAGAGGACTTCGAGGATGGTGAGGAGGGTAGTCATGAGCCCAAACATGATAATGCTGATGGAGTCAAAGGACTCAAGATGAGAAGACGCCCCTTTCAGGCTCAGGTGGAAGAGGAGATCGAGGATGAGGCAGCTGAAGCTGCAGAATTATGCCGCATGCTCATGGATGGTATAGaacatgtatatatgtatatatttattatatgttgttTCTAGTCCATCCTTGTTGTCTTGATGCTATAATTTGCAAGATTGAAAAATTCAGAATTTGGTGCCACCTCAAGGTTACTTTCTATTTCTCCTGGAAAATGGAGATTTAGTTGGAGGAATTTTTGAggagtataaaatatattaggGGAGTCCTTATGCTGCTACTGGTTGAGTAGGGTAAAGATGGTGGAGTATGATGTATCTCTTCATGCCTATGAGATGGAATTTGTATTGTCAAGAATTGGGTTCTTTGTTGATATGTCTCAGCATGGTCAATACTAAAATCCTTTTTCACGTGAAGTTCACAAATGAAGCAACAATGTTACTCCTGGCTTAGAGTTGAGTACTGTTTAAAATTTTGTAGAAGCCTTGACAAGTTAAGTTGCATCTTGTCCTTGAAACTCTCACCAACTCGGGATTAGCTTTGGTTAAGAAGATCGTAGGAAATATTACCAAATAGAGGTTGATATATAAATTGATCCAAAGTGCACATAAGAAAACTGCCTACTCCCTTTTATAGGTATAAGACAGCAAATTTTCTTTAAGGTGGATTGTAACTCTCTTCTTCAATAGAATAATCTTACACAACATCTTTCTTCATGGTAGAAACCATGTTATGTGTTGCCTGCCAGCAAGTGCagcttattttaaaatatgtttttatttgatatattgtTTATATTCAACTACTATCTTGCAGATGATGAAGCTGAtcggaagaagaaaaaaaaagacaaagcCATGGGCGAACAAGTTGGTTTCATGCCAGATATAAGATACAGGTTTAGTACTGAAAGCACTGATAGGGGCAAAAAACCTCAGATATTTGCCAAGCCAAGCATAAAGTCTGATGGGCTAAATGTGTTGGATTTCATTGGAGATCAGAAGGAGGTTGTTTCCCTTTCTTCCTCAGTAATTGTATTGTGctttatcaataaaaatagGACATTGTAGGCATGTAATTAATATGCTGACCAGGTGACACAGTTCTCTGATTTTCTTTTTAGCTGCAGGCTGAAGGGTTTGCTACTAAAAGAACCCCATCTAGCAAGGTGAAACCCAAGAAAAAGTTTGATATTCTGGACTCTGGATTGTTTAATAAGAAAGTTAAAATACTAGGGGAGGGAATAAAGGTAAATGTCCCTACATAGTTATCTACAGCATTTAGCTGCATATTTTGAATTAGAATCTATCCTTTCCCAGTGTTTATTGGTTCTTATAAGATGCGTGACTGATGTGATACTCCTCCTTGGACACAGCCCATGAAAGAGAAGAAGTCAGCAAGAGACAGTTTTGTCTGTGGAGCCTGTGGTCAGGTTTGTggttatatttgaaaaatcatcTTTTCTTTGCAAAAAAGTTATGAAGGTTAATCAATTGACTGGTCTTATCATACAGCTTGGTCACATGAGAACTAACAAGAATTGTCCCAAGTATGGGGAAGATGTGGAGGCACGAGCAGAAAGCACTGATCTGGAAAAGACTACAGGAAAATCTATGGGTTCTATTGATCTCTTGGATCCGTCCCAGATCTTCTCAAAGAAAGTCATCCAAAAAAGTGGAACCAAGAATCTGATGGTCGACGTTCATGAGGATGATAATTCCAGTTCAAAGGCCAAAGTTCTGAAGGTCAAATGTGCTTCAACCGACAAACTTCCTGATAAACCTACTCCTGCGACCTCACTTAATTCTGACATACCAGTGACTTCGGATGCTGAAATTGGAACTTTACCACCCcccataaaatttaataaaattaagtttTCAAATAAGATGAGAGCCGAGGATGATTCCATTGAAGCTTACAAGCCTTCCATTCTGGTAAGGCCACCAATGGAGACTGCAGAGTCGCATCGCAGCAAGAAAATTGTAATTAAGCAACTCAAGGACTCAACAAGTGTGGATGAAGGCTTCCTGGATGGAAGCAGTGGCATGGAGTACAGGAAGACAAAGAAAATCAACGAATTGTCGTACATGGGGCAGCAAGAGAGGGAATACTTATATGAAGAGACTTTAGGAAGGAAAAAAATGGATGATAAACGATTATGGGAAGAAGAGGAGAGGAGGAGAATTGCTGTCAGACAGAGAGAAGAAAGAGCCAAGATATATGAGCGACAGAAGGCATTAGAAGAACAAGAGAAATTAGCGGCGATTGAAAGCTATCAAGACGCCATAAGAAGAGAAAGGGAGGAAGAAGAACgtcttaaagaaaaaaagaagaaaaagaagaagactgAAATAAGAGATGATTACTTGGATGATTTTCTTCCCAGAAGAAACGACAGAAGGATACCAGATCGAGACAGATCGGTGAAGCGGAGACAAACTTTCGAGTCCGGAAGGCATGCTAAAGAGCATGCACCACCAACAAAGCGCCGAAGAGGGGGAGAGGTAACTAAATCTATTATGCTTGTTTTTGTCTCATCTTCTGCAGGTAATAATAGTGATAGTCAATTACTATGTCCACAGATGCCACAGATCTAGATCATCCGTTACTATAGCCACAGATGCCACAGATCTAGATCATATAATCCTTATTGCATTTTGTGTTATGTCCAAATGGTCTAACTGACCTTTCTCTCATGTTCTTGTTGGCTAATTTGGTTGCATGGCGGTGTTCATAGAATTTTCCAATAAGAAGTGTGTAGTACTGGGTAAGAGAATACTCGTCTAGCTACTGTCATGGTGGGTGGAAGTTTCTGGTTAGTTTTCTTTTTCGAAAAACTGAGACTCATGCCTCCTTGTATGTGAAATAGAAAGGTAATAAGATAAAGGTCTACTTACTCTATAGGAATATCTACTCTAGTAAGTGTTGTTTGACACAATCATTTAGTCAAACAATAACATACTGGCTGGTCTGGTTTTTCTGATACGGCTGATTGTCACATCTTAAGCAATATACATTTTCTGTATGCATAATTCTGTCATTATTGGTCAATTAGCTGCAGTTAGAAGTAGAACTGCAAGATTTTAGCAAGAGACCTCTGATCTTATTTGATCTGTTCATTCTAAGAGTTGCTTACTTCTTTTATAATACCAAGGGACAGTAGTACAGTAGTTTTTTCATTTAACTGAGATGTGGTTGAATTTGTTTGAAGGTTGGTTTGTCAAATATTTTAGAAGAAATTGTTGATACACTGAAGAACAATGTGAACGTATCATACCTCTTCTTGAAGCCAGTGACCCGAAAGGAAGCTCCAGATTATCACAAGTATGTAAAGCGCCCTATGGACCTATCTACCATCAAAGAGAAAGCCAGGAAACTGGAATATAAAAACCGTGGGCAATTCAGGCATGATGTGGCACAGATCACTATCAATGCACATTTGTACAATGATGGGCGCAACCCAGGTATTCCTCCCCTTGCGGATCAGCTTCTAGAGATTTGTGACTACTTGCTGGAAGAGAATGAGTCCATCTTAGCTGAAGCTGAATCTGGTATTGAGTGATGATACTTCATATTTGAACCTTGTTTCTGTTCGATTTTAAGTTCAATTAAGCAAGCTTTCATTGGTTACTCACAATCTAGTGTCTATTGTTCAGCGATCTAGAGGATAGATCTTCTAGATGTGTCAGTTGCAGCCACCCCAACATATGTATCAGATAAGCAAGACGCGACTGAAGGGATTGTATCCTAACTGTATAATGAGATTTAGTAGCTGATGATTCTGTGTACCGACCATGTTGTTTTAATCCATGGTCAAGGAAGGCAACGCGATGATGGGTGTGGAGGAGAGAATGATTAGTGTATCTTATTTGTAGAGTGGCAGCTCaattatgtgaaatatatgTGCAGTTTATGCGAAATATTCTAGTTTTGTAGATCATAGCAATTATTCGGTTATTTCTCTTAGTCCTCTGGGTTCTAGGTTGCCCCTTTCAGCTATGTGAATAGAATGGAATTTCAGCCAAgtaattggattttttttttcatagtaCATCTTGCTCTTTAAATTATTGTTAACTTTTAATTATGTGACATAGTCTGTTGTTCCGTGAATCAAGCCCCTTCTAATTCCCTTGATTTTCTTCTAGTTGAGGACTTCTCATTATGGTGGCAATTTCATCATGTACGCAAACCTTATCTCTGCCTTTGTGGAGGtagagaaattattttaaaagatcaTCGGCTCTTGTATTATGTGTTACTAATCATGTATCGATGATATTTATCTCGATgagattttgatttgttttacttatttctCAACATGGAGTCGATGAAAACcaatagaagaaaatgaaagccttatttttttaatgcataTGGTTTCCAAAAGTCattttatttgaagtttttAATTGTTGAAGTGATGGTTGTTAGAGAACTATTTCAAATAGTTATTTGTAATTACTGGAAACTTATGATATATCACTcttatattgttttttaaagTGTCAAATCTTTAATTCTTACCTAACATAAGTTTTGCACATTAGGCTGCAATAAAGTACCTTTCACAAAGAAGCAacttttgttataattttaatttacctTTATAAACGAAAACTAACAATTCATT contains these protein-coding regions:
- the LOC107025862 gene encoding transcription initiation factor TFIID subunit 1 isoform X1; translated protein: MGYEPGGSSRDERDEDDEEEYEEAGGGNRLLGFMFGNVDYSGDLDVDYLDEDAKEHLAALADKLGPSLTEIDLSVKSPQESADAAEQDYDEKAEDAVDYEDIDEQYEGPEVQTVTEEDLLLPKRDYFSTEISLTTLENRDSVFDDENYDEDDNEEKEQEVVEKAAEVQSTPVKGEYNNEAEVVFLGNKVPEEVISIDAPESSEDLQEEEPLALEEPVDSQSSLPLPVLCVEDGEAILKFSEIFALHKPRKKAEKRERRCSVPKDKYKAMHTLDIVEEDEVKLLRGSYEEFPWLRMTHVHHDSALTLLDNEPGTVQGTDDLKPKIEKKDPCCSAEPMKENLSMDLSADWSSPICPEFYPFDQQDWEDRIIWDNSPPLSDNTAESCEISEPDYEALTDKQLNVEAESQSLQSEKEIEPHEKGHSSFFSCSVSVEPFGSKQPSGHLDISLSEGRYHPQLLRLESRLNSDRQKSTDTPKDGDTDEILSSDALKRFTKLTLQNRDILEESWVDNIIWEPDQPFPKPKLIYDLQDEQMLFEVLDNRDGQQLMLHAGAMITTGLVKPSSGDSAELYGLSGLSGRFNIANDKYYLNRKSTQQLKSHSKKRTAHGLKVLHSIPALKLQTMKAKLSNKDIANFHRPRALWHPHDNEVVLKEQRKLPTQGPMKIILKSLGGKGSKLHVAAEETISSLKSKASKKLDFKLSEPVKIIYCGKELEDDKSLSAQNVPPNSVLHLVRTRIHLLPRAQKLPGENKSLRPPGAFKKKSDLSAKDGHVFLMEYCEERPLLLGNVGMGARLCTYYQKLSPNDQQGTLMRNGNTGLGSVLTLDPSDKSPFLGDIKPGCSQSSLETNMYRAPIFQQKVSSTDYLLVRSTKGKLSIRRIDRIDVVGQQEPHMEVISPGSKGVQTYIMNRLLVYMYREFRAIEKRGSRPSIRADELSAQFPSLSEAFLRKRLKHCADLQRRSNGQFQWVMRFNFRIPSEEELRRLVSPESVCAYESMQAGLYRLKRLGITRLTHPTGLSAAMNQLPDEAIALAAASHIERELQITPWNLSSNFVACTNQDRENIERLEITGVGDPSGRGLGFSYVRTTPKAPIPNAISKKKTVVAKGSTVTGTDADLRRLSMEAAREVLLKFNVPEEQIAKLTRWHRIAMIRKLSSEQAASGVKVDPTTISKYARGQRMSFLQLQQQTREKCQEIWDRQVQNLSAVDGEENESDSEVNSDLDSFAGDLENLLDAEDFEDGEEGSHEPKHDNADGVKGLKMRRRPFQAQVEEEIEDEAAEAAELCRMLMDDDEADRKKKKKDKAMGEQVGFMPDIRYRFSTESTDRGKKPQIFAKPSIKSDGLNVLDFIGDQKELQAEGFATKRTPSSKVKPKKKFDILDSGLFNKKVKILGEGIKPMKEKKSARDSFVCGACGQLGHMRTNKNCPKYGEDVEARAESTDLEKTTGKSMGSIDLLDPSQIFSKKVIQKSGTKNLMVDVHEDDNSSSKAKVLKVKCASTDKLPDKPTPATSLNSDIPVTSDAEIGTLPPPIKFNKIKFSNKMRAEDDSIEAYKPSILVRPPMETAESHRSKKIVIKQLKDSTSVDEGFLDGSSGMEYRKTKKINELSYMGQQEREYLYEETLGRKKMDDKRLWEEEERRRIAVRQREERAKIYERQKALEEQEKLAAIESYQDAIRREREEEERLKEKKKKKKKTEIRDDYLDDFLPRRNDRRIPDRDRSVKRRQTFESGRHAKEHAPPTKRRRGGEVGLSNILEEIVDTLKNNVNVSYLFLKPVTRKEAPDYHKYVKRPMDLSTIKEKARKLEYKNRGQFRHDVAQITINAHLYNDGRNPGIPPLADQLLEICDYLLEENESILAEAESGIE
- the LOC107025862 gene encoding transcription initiation factor TFIID subunit 1 isoform X2, producing MGYEPGGSSRDERDEDDEEEYEEAGGGNRLLGFMFGNVDYSGDLDVDYLDEDAKEHLAALADKLGPSLTEIDLSVKSPQESADAAEQDYDEKAEDAVDYEDIDEQYEGPEVQTVTEEDLLLPKRDYFSTEISLTTLENRDSVFDDENYDEDDNEEKEQEVVEKAAEVQSTPVKGEYNNEAEVVFLGNKVPEEVISIDAPESSEDLQEEEPLALEEPVDSQSSLPLPVLCVEDGEAILKFSEIFALHKPRKKAEKRERRCSVPKDKYKAMHTLDIVEEDEVKLLRGSYEEFPWLRMTHVHHDSALTLLDNEPGTVQGTDDLKPKIEKKDPCCSAEPMKENLSMDLSADWSSPICPEFYPFDQQDWEDRIIWDNSPPLSDNTAESCEISEPDYEALTDKQLNVEAESQSLQSEKEIEPHEKGHSSFFSCSVSVEPFGSKQPSGHLDISLSEGRYHPQLLRLESRLNSDRQKSTDTPKDGDTDEILSSDALKRFTKLTLQNRDILEESWVDNIIWEPDQPFPKPKLIYDLQDEQMLFEVLDNRDGQQLMLHAGAMITTGLVKPSSGDSAELYGLSGLSGRFNIANDKYYLNRKSTQQLKSHSKKRTAHGLKVLHSIPALKLQTMKAKLSNKDIANFHRPRALWHPHDNEVVLKEQRKLPTQGPMKIILKSLGGKGSKLHVAAEETISSLKSKASKKLDFKLSEPVKIIYCGKELEDDKSLSAQNVPPNSVLHLVRTRIHLLPRAQKLPGENKSLRPPGAFKKKSDLSAKDGHVFLMEYCEERPLLLGNVGMGARLCTYYQKLSPNDQQGTLMRNGNTGLGSVLTLDPSDKSPFLGDIKPGCSQSSLETNMYRAPIFQQKVSSTDYLLVRSTKGKLSIRRIDRIDVVGQQEPHMEVISPGSKGVQTYIMNRLLVYMYREFRAIEKRGSRPSIRADELSAQFPSLSEAFLRKRLKHCADLQRRSNGQFQWVMRFNFRIPSEEELRRLVSPESVCAYESMQAGLYRLKRLGITRLTHPTGLSAAMNQLPDEAIALAAASHIERELQITPWNLSSNFVACTNQDRENIERLEITGVGDPSGRGLGFSYVRTTPKAPIPNAISKKKTVVAKGSTVTGTDADLRRLSMEAAREVLLKFNVPEEQIAKLTRWHRIAMIRKLSSEQAASGVKVDPTTISKYARGQRMSFLQLQQQTREKCQEIWDRQVQNLSAVDGEENESDSEVNSDLDSFAGDLENLLDAEDFEDGEEGSHEPKHDNADGVKGLKMRRRPFQAQVEEEIEDEAAEAAELCRMLMDDDEADRKKKKKDKAMGEQVGFMPDIRYRFSTESTDRGKKPQIFAKPSIKSDGLNVLDFIGDQKELQAEGFATKRTPSSKVKPKKKFDILDSGLFNKKVKILGEGIKPMKEKKSARDSFVCGACGQLGHMRTNKNCPKYGEDVEARAESTDLEKTTGKSMGSIDLLDPSQIFSKKVIQKSGTKNLMVDVHEDDNSSSKAKVLKVKCASTDKLPDKPTPATSLNSDIPVTSDAEIGTLPPPIKFNKIKFSNKMRAEDDSIEAYKPSILVRPPMETAESHRSKKIVIKQLKDSTSVDEGFLDGSSGMEYRKTKKINELSYMGQQEREYLYEETLGRKKMDDKRLWEEEERRRIAVRQREERAKIYERQKALEEQEKLAAIESYQDAIRREREEEERLKEKKKKKKKTEIRDDYLDDFLPRRNDRRIPDRDRSVKRRQTFESGRHAKEHAPPTKRRRGGEVGLSNILEEIVDTLKNNVNVSYLFLKPVTRKEAPDYHKYVKRPMDLSTIKEKARKLEYKNRGQFRHDVAQITINAHLYNDGRNPGIPPLADQLLEICDYLLEENESILAEAESAI